CGGGCTCAGGCCGACGACGGGCTGAACGTCATCGCCGTGCCGTTCATGCAGTAGCGCAGGCCGGTCGGTTTCGGGCCGTCGTTGAACACATGGCCGAGATGGCCCGCGCAGCGGCGGCAGTGGACTTCGTCGCGCACCATGCCGAACGAGGTGTCGGTCGAGGTCACCACGGCGTGGTCGAGCGGCGCCCAGAAGCTCGGCCAGCCGGTATGGCTGTCGAACTTGGTGGCCGACGAGAACAGCGGCAGCGCGCAACCGGCGCACGCGAAGGTGCCCGAGCGATGTTCGTCGTTGAGCGGGTTGCTGTACGGACGCTCGGTTCCCGCCTCGCGCAGGACCGTGTACTGTGCCGGCGTGAGGCGCTTGCGCCATTCGGCGTCGCTGAGCGTGAGTTCGGCCGGGGCGGCAGGCTTGGGCGGCTGTTGCGCGAACACGCCGCTGCGCGTGATTGTGGCGACGGCGCCGGCGAGCGCGGCGCCGGTGAGCAGGAAAGCTCGGCGGCTGGTCATGGTGGACTCCTGTCGGACGGTGGGTGACTTGCCGCACAGCGTAAGGACCCCACGGTCGCGAAGTCCTCACGGAAAGTTAAAGTTTTCGTGATAATTCGGCCGCGAACGGGCGGGCGACGGCGGTGCAACCGGCGCCGGGTGCGGGCGCAACCGATGCCGCGCCGCCGCAAGCTCGTGCCGGAGCCGCGTTGGGGCTGCATTGGGGCTGCATTGGGGCCACGCTGGCGCCAACCTGGAGCCACGCAGGAGCCACGGCGAGTCATCACGAAATCGTGACGACTCGCCGCCGCGAATGTCCGACAATCGGGCCATGCCGCACGGTGCCGGCGCAGGCCGGCCCCGACTCTTCAATTGCCGTCACGCCTATGGACTCACTGAAACGCATCCTGATCGTCGAAGACGATGCCGACATCGCGAACGTGCTCGCGCTGCACCTGCGCGACGAGCGCTACGAGGTGGTCCACTGCGCGAACGGCGACGACGGCCTGCGGCGCCTGGAGCAGGGCGGCTGGGACGCGCTGATCCTGGACCTGATGCTGCCCGGCGTGGACGGCCTCGAGATCTGCCGGCGCGCACGCGCGATGGCGCGCTACACGCCGATCATCATCATCAGCGCGCGCTCGAGCGAGGTGCACCGGATTCTCGGCCTCGAGCTCGGCGCCGACGATTACCTTGCCAAGCCGTTCTCGATGCTGGAGCTGGTGGCGCGCGTGAAGGCGCTGCTGCGGCGCGTCGAGGCGCTCTCGCGCGACACGCGCGCCGAGGCCGGGCGCGTGGAGGTGGGCGGCCTGAGGCTCGATCCGCTCACGCGCGAGGCCGCCGTGGACGGCGCCGCGATCGACCTGACGCCGCGCGAATTCGACCTGCTCTATCACTTCGCGCGCCATCCCGGCAAGGCGTTCTCGCGCACCGATCTGCTCAACGCCGTATGGGGCTATCAGCACGAGGGCTACGAGCACACCGTGAACACCCACATCAACCGGCTGCGCGCCAAGATCGAGGCCGACCCGGCGCAGCCGGCGCGCATCCTGACGGTCTGGGGCCGCGGCTACAAGCTGGTCGCGCCGGGGCCGGCGGCCGGCGCGGGCCGCGAGGCATGATGCGGCGCCTGAGTCTGGGCCAGCGCCTGTCGCTGGTGTTCTCGGTGCTGCTGCTGGCCTGCTGCGGCGCCTCGGCGTGGCTGCAGATCCGCGCGAGCGACATGCACGAGAAGGAAGTGGTGCAGCGGCTGTCGCGCGACCTGGCCGGCCACATCGCGCGGAGCACGAGGCTGATGGACGACGGCGGCCTGCGGCAGGACGCGGTGCGCCGGCTGTTCGGCCAGCTGATGGGCGTGAATCCGAGCGTCGAGGTCTACCTGCTCGACAACGCAGGGCGCATCCGCGGCGACGACGCGCCGCCGGGCCGGGTGCGGCGCGAGCGCGTCGATCTCGCGCCGGTGGCGCGCTTCCTTGCCGGCCAGCCGCTGCCGATCCTGGGCGACGATCCGCGCAGCCTCGACGCGCGCAAGGTGTTCAGCGTCGCGCCGCTGCAGTTGCCGGGCCGCGCGCCGTCGGGCTACATCTACGTGGTGCTGCTCGGCGAGGCGCACGACGAGCTGGCCGCGCGCGTGGCGGCCAGCTCGGTGCTGCGTACCACGCTCTGGTCGATCGCGCTGGTGGCGCTGCTCGGGCTGCTGGCCGGCCTGACCGGGTTCGCGCTGATCACGCGGCCGCTGCGCCGCTTCTCCGAGGCGATGCGCCGCTTCGATGCGAACGGCGAGCCCGACGCGCAGCCGCCGCTGCCGCATTCGTCGGCGGCCGGGGCGCGCGACGAGATCGCCGTGCTCGAAACCACCTTTGAGCAGATGGCCGCGCGCATCGGCGCGCAGTGGCGCGCGCTCAAGCAGCAGGACCGCCAGCGCCGCGAGCTGATCGCGAACCTCTCGCACGACCTGCGCACGCCGCTGACCGCGCTGCACGGCTACCTGGAAACGCTCGCGCTGAAGGGCGCCGCGCTCGCGCCGGCCGAGCGCGAGCGCTATCTGTCGATCGCGCTGGCGCAGAGCGACAAGGTGGGGCGCCTCGCGCGCGCGCTGTTCGAGCTGGCGCGGCTCGAATCGGGGCTGGTGCAGCCCGCGCTCGAGGACGGCTCGCTCGTCGATCTGGTGCAGGACGTGCTGGCCAAGTTCGAGCTGGGCGCCAAGGCGCGCGGGATCACGCTCGACGCGCGGATCGAGCCGCGCCTGCCGAACGTGCATGCCGATTTCGGCATGATCGAGCGCGTGCTGACCAACCTGCTCGACAACGCGCTGCGCCACACGCCGGCAGGCGGCCAGGTGGCGGTGGAGCTGGCCGCGCACGGCGGCGCGGTCGGCGTGACCGTGCGCGACACCGGGCCCGGCGTGCCGGCGGCGCTGCGCGAGCGGCTGTTCCGGCGCTCGGTGGCAGCCTCGCCGAGCGCTCCGGACGGCGCGCCGGGCACGGGCGAGGCGCAGCGCGGCGGGCTCGGCCTGCTGCTCGTGCAGCGCATGCTGCAGTTGCACGACAGCGAGGCGCGGCTGGTCGACGATCCGCGCGGCGGCGCGGTATTCACGTTCGCGCTGCAGGCGGCCGGGACCGCCGCGCGTTAGCGCCGCCGGTGGCCGGAACTTCAATGGCTATTTCGAGAACGGGAGCGGACACCAGCGTGACGCAACACAATCCGGGGCTGATTCACGATCGGCATGGCGTGCCGCGCTGCTATTGGCAGCCGGACATGCCCGACTATCACGACGCCGAATGGGGCCTGCCGGTGGACGACGAACGGCGGCTGTTCGAGAAGATCTGCCTGGAAGGCTTCCAGTCCGGCATGGCCTGGATCACGATCCTGCGCAAGCGCGAGAACTTCCGCGCGGCGTTCGACGATTTCGATTTCCGGCGCATCGCCGGCTACGGCGAACCCGACATCGAGCGCCTGATGGCCGATGCCGGCATCGTGCGCAATCGCGCCAAGATCCGCTCGGTGATCAACAACGCGCGGCGTGCCATCGAGGCCGTGGACGCATTCGGTTCGCTGGCCGGCTGGCTCTGGCAATACGAGCCGGCGCCGGGTGCGCGGCCCGCCACGATCGATCTCGACTACTGGCGGGGCAACCCGACCTCGCCCGAGTCGCATGCGCTGTCGGCGGCGATGAAGCGGCGCGGCTGGACCTTCGTCGGGCCGACCAACATCCATGCGCTGATGCAGGCGGTCGGCATGGTCAACGATCACCTGACGGGCTGCGCCTGCCGCGAGACGGTCGAACGCGCGCGCCGCGAGTTCCGGCGGCCGGCCTGCCGCTGAGCCGCGCCGCCCGGGCCCGGCCGGCCGCCGGTTTGATCGGCCGGTCGGTCGGCGCGCTGGTCCGTCCCGCTCGGCCGCCTCGCTCGTCTGCGCCGCTCGGCCGCCTGGCTCAGCCGGCCGCCTCGCGCAGCTCGGCGAGCGCGCGCCGCTGGCGCCCGTCGGCGTCGAAGTTCTCCGGCGCGAGCCAGGCGGCGAAGGCCCGCTTCACGCGCGGCCATTCGATGTCGAGGATCGAATACCAGGCGGTGTCGCGCGAGCGGCCCTTGTAGACGATCGCCTGCCGGAACACGCCTTCGAAGCGGAAGCCGAGCCGCTCGGCGGCGCGCCGCGACGGCGCGTTCAGGCTGTCGCATTTCCATTCGTAGCGGCGGTAGCCGAGCGTGTCGAACGCGTAGGCCATCAGCAGATAGTGCGCCTCGGTGGACAGCGGCGTGCGCTGCAGGTCCGGCGAGAACGTCACGCTGCCCACCTCGATCACGCCGTGCGCCGCGTCCTGCCGCATCAGCGCGAGCGTGCCGACCGCGCGGCCGGTGGCGCGGTCGAGCACCGCGTAGTGGCGCGGGTCGGTGCTGCGCGCGGCGCCGTCGGCATAGGCGCGATATTGCTCGACGCTCGCGAACGGGCCGACGGGCAGGTAGGTCCAGTCGCGGCCGTCCGGCGCGCCGAGGTAGGCGGCGGCCAGATCGTCGGCATGGCGCGCCGCGTCGAGCGGTTCGAGCCGGCCGTGGCGGCCTTCGAGCGTGACGGCGGCGGGCAGCGCGCGTGCGCGCCAGCCTTCGACGGCCGGCCCGATCGGCTGGCCGTGTTCATTGGTGCGGGTGGACATCGGTTCCTCGGCGAGCGGCAAGAAGATGCGCCCACTGTAGTGGCGCCGCGGCCCGAAGGGAAGAACCCGTTGCGGCCGCAACGCTGGTGCCACGCACGCGCGGCGAGCCGGCGGCGGGCAGGGCGGGCCGTCAGGTCTTCAGGCCGTGGGGCCCGCCGTGGGCTCGGCCGCTTCGGCCAGGATCTGCCGGATCGCGCGCTCGAAGGCCTCGGCGGGCTGGCCGCCCGTCACCAGGTAGCGCTCGTTGAAGATGACCGACGGCACCGAGCTGATGCCCAGCGCCTGCGCTTCGCGCTCGGCCGCGCGCACCTCGCCGGCATAGGCGCCGCTTGCCAGCACCTCGCGCGCGCGTTCGGCGTCGAGCCCGGCGGCCTGCGCGGCGGCGGCCAGCAGCTCCGGATCGTCGGTGCGCTTGCCCTCGCCGTGGCAGGCGCGCAGCAGCTCGAGCTTGAGCGGCAGTTGCCTGCCCTCGAGGCCGGCCCAGTGCAGCAGGCGATGCGCGTCGAACGTGTTGTGGATGGCCTCGCGCTGGCCGAACGTGAAGCCCACGCTCGCGCCGCGCTCGCGGAGCATGGCCTGCGCTTCGGCGACCTGCTCGGGCGTGCGGCCGTATTTCTTGCCGATGTGCTCGACGATCGACTCGCCCTCCGGCCCCATGTTCGGATTCAGTTCGAACGGATGCATGCGGATCTGCACGTCGGCCGCGTCGCCCACGCGCTCGAGCGCGATCAGCAGCGAGGACAGGCCGACCGCGCACCACGGGCACGCGACGTCGGAAACGAAATCGATGGTCAACGGTTGAGACATGACGAAAATCCTGGCGGAACGCGATAGGCCGACAGGGTAGCGCGAATCGCGCGGGCCCGCAGGCGGCGCCGCGCCCGAGGCGCCCACTATCTGGGCCGCGCGGCCCGCGTTTTGCGTTTCGCGGCGCGAGCGTGTATCAGAGCGGAACGGCGGCCGTCGCGGCGATGCGGCGGCCGGCCACGAACCGTCACCCGACCGACTACCGATGACCGATACCACCGTTTCCTCCGATCCGAACCGACCCGCCGGCGCGCCGGCCGCCACGCTGCTGGTCGATGCCCGCCACGTGCTCGGCGAATGCGCGACCTGGTGCGGGCTCGCCCACGCGTTCTACTGGACCGACATCGAGGGGGCGCGGCTCTGGCGCCACCGCCCCGGCGCGACCCCCCGGACCGAAAGCTGGCCGATGCCCGAGCGGCTCGGCTGCTTCGCGCTGACCGAGGAGCGCGACGTGCTGCTGGTGGGGCTCGCCTCGCACCTGGCGCTGTTCGACCTGCGCGACGGCCGCTTCGAGCGCATCGTCGAGGTCGAGCCGGGGCAGCGCTCGCGCGTGAACGACGGGCGCTGCGACCGCGCCGGCAATCTGGTGTTCGGCATGAAGGACGAGCACGATCCGCTGCAGGCCACGACCGGCTTCTACCGGCTCAACGCGGACCGTTCGCTCGAACGGCTCGCGCTGCCGCCCGCGGCGATCGCCAACAGCATCGCGTTCTCGCCCGACGGCGCGCGCATGTACTTCTGCGATACGCTCACGCGACAGATCATGGTGTGCGACTACCGCCCCGACGGCCCGGTGGCGAAGGTGCGGCCCTTCGTGGCCCTGGCCGACGCGACGGGCGGCCCGGACGGCTCGACCGTCGATGCCGAGGGCGGCCTCTGGAACGCGCAGTGGGGCGGCGCGCGCGTGGTGCGCTACGACCCGAACGGCGTGGAGACGGATCGCATCGCGATCCCCACCACGCAGCCGAGCTGCCCGTCGTTCGGCCCGGCGCCCGAGCGCGCCGGCGAGCCGGCCGACGGCGCCGAGGGCTGGCGCACGCTCTACGTGACGAGCGCGCGCGAGGGCCTCGACGGTGACGCGCTCGCCGCCGATCCGCACGCGGGCGGCGTGTTCGTCGCGGCCACCGCCTATCGCGGGCTGCCGGAGCCGCGCTTCCCGCTGCGCGGCGCGCGCTGAGTACGGGCGGGCGCCCCGCGGGCTACGGGCGGCGCCGCGCCGCCGCGAGCCGCCCGCGCAGCAGCGGCAGCGCCACCTCGCTCCAGAACGGCGGCGAGACCATGCCGCTCGACCTGCCGCCATGCGCGAACGCCGGCACCTGGGCGGGCTGCCGCAGCGACAGCGGCTGCCCGGTCAGATCGGCATAGGCCGAGGCGATGCAGGCCTCGAACGCCTCGTCCGAGTCCGGCAGCGGCACGCCGGCCAGCCGTGCGCGCAGCGCGTCCCACAGATGCGGATCGCCGCGCAGCCCCCACCGCTCGGGCGGCGGATCGAACAGCGCGGCCAGGCCGTGCCGCGGCACGGCATGCGCAAGCAGATCCTCGCGCGTATCGACATCGCGCAGCACGCCCGGATCGTCTACCTCGATGTGCTCGACCGGATGCGAGCCGAGCAGCGCGCGGGCGCCGGCATCGCCGCCCAGCGCGGCGAGCGCCTCGCCGTGCACGGCCGCGAAGCCGACCGGATGGCCGCGCCGGCCGCCGTGCCGGGGGGCCGCGATGCCCGCGCGGCCGGTCGTGATGGCCTGCGCCACGGCACGGATCGCGGCCGTGCCGATCCACGGCATGTCGCCAAGCGCGACCAGCCAGCCGCCCGCCTCGCGCGTGGCGCGCACGGCGGCGGCCAGGCTCGCGCCCATTCCCTGTTTCGACGCCTCGGCCGGCAGCACGCGGCAGCCGGCGCCGGCCAGGTAGTCGGCCAGCCGCCCGGCGCCGGGCCGCACCACGGCGTGGACCTCGGGCGTCACGGCGAGCAGGCGGCGCGCGGCGGCCACCGCCACCGGCGTGCCGTCGGGCAGCGCGGCGAGCAGCTTGCTGTCGCGGCCGCGCGGATCGAAGCGGGTGCCGAGGCCGGCGGCGAGCAGCACGCCGACGAGCGCCGGGGAGCGGACGGGATCTGGCATCGAAGCAAGCGGTGGCGGCAGGTGAGGGCGATTGTGCGATCGGCCCCGGCGAATCGCAAGCGGGGCCGGCCGCAAGGCGCATGATGCGGGGGCTTGCGCAGCCTGGCGGGACGCGCGGCGCAAGCCGGGCCGCCCCGGCGCCGGCTCAAGCGCCGCCGGTCTCGCCGCGCGCGTAGCGCGCGAGGAACAGGTCGGCCGTCGTTTCCGCGAGCCGCAGGCGCGCCTCGCCGTCCACGGCCGGCTGGCCCATCGCCACCTGCGGCCAGAAGGCGAACGATTTCACGAGCCCCTGCAACTGCTGCGCGGCAAACGGCGCATCGTCGGTGGCGAGGCGCCCGGCGGCGGCGGCCTCGCGAACCCAGACCGTCAGGTCCTCCTCGCGCTCGCCGAGCCGCACCACCATCTCCCTCGCCCGTTCGGGGGAATGCATCGCGGCCGCGATCGCGACGCGCACCAGCGCCAGGAAGGTTTCGTCGCTGAGCAGCCGCAGCTTGCGCAGCAGCAGTTCGATCAATTGGCCGCGCAGCGGCGCGGCGGGCCGGTAGGCGGGCGCGTCGCCGGCGCGCGTCGCCTCCCACAGCCGCTGCAGGATCGCCGCGAACAGCGCCTCCTTGCTCGGGAAGTGGTTGTAGACGGTGCGCTTCGACACCTGCGCACTGGCCGCGATGCGGTCCATGCTGGTCGCGTCGTAGCCGGCCGAGAGGAATTCGTCGATCGCCGCGCCGACGATCGCGGCGCGTTTCCGGTCGGTCAGGCGGGTGGGGGGAGCGTGGGAATCCATCGGCAAATTTTATACCGGACGGTTTACTTTTCTCGAAAATAAACTACACTGGCGAGTCTACTTTTTGCGCCGGACCGATTCGATGACTTCCGTTACCCGCCGGCTCGGCCGCCTGCTCGGGATGGCCGCCGCAAGACGCTCGCGGGCGTGGGCTGCGGCGTCGCCGCAGCACGACGGCGAGCGCTTTCGCAACCTGCGGCCGCGCCCGGCGGAGGGCGCAGGCAAGAGGTTGTCGATCGCCTGGAACGTGCTCTTCAAGAAGCCGGGCGGCACGGCGCCGGCCGCCGCGCTGCCGGTGGACGCGCTCACGCGCGCCGGGCTCGAGGCCGCGCCCGACCGGAGCCTGTTCCGGCTCGGCCACTCGACCCTGCTGCTGAAGCTGCGCGGCCGCTTCTGGCTGACCGATCCGGTGTTCGCCGAGCGCGCCTCGCCGTTGCGGCGCTTCGGCCCGAAGCGCTTCCACGCGCCGCCTGTCGCACTGGCGGACCTGCCGCCGCTGGCCGGCGTGATCCTCTCGCACGACCACTACGATCACCTCGATCGCGACACGGTGCTCGCGCTCGCGGCCGGCACCGGCGTGTTCCTGACGCCGCTCGGCGTCGGCGACCGGCTGATCGAATGGGGCATTGACGCGGCGAAGGTGCGCCAGTTCGACTGGTGGCAGGGCACCGAACTGCACGGCGTCGCGTTCACGGCCACGCCCGCGCAGCATTTCTCGGGGCGCAGCCTGTTCGACGGCGATCGCACGCTGTGGGCCTCGTGGACCATCGTCGAGGGCGGCCTGCGCGTGTTCTTCAGCGGCGACACCGGCTATTTCGACGGCTTTCGCGAGATCGGCGAGCGCTGCGGCCCGTTCGACGTGACGCTGCTGGAGACGGGCGCCTACGACGCACAATGGCCCTACGTCCACATGCAGCCCGAGCAGACCGTGCAGGCCCACGTGGACCTGCGCGGCCGCTGGCTGGTGCCGGTCCACAACGGCACCTTCGATCTGGCGATGCACCGCTGGCAGGAGCCGTTCGAGCGCGTGTTCGGGCTCGCCGCCGCGCGCGGGATCGCGCTCGCCACGCCGCGCATGGGCGAGCGGCTCGATCTGCAGGCGCCGCATCGCGGCGAGCGCTGGTGGCGCGCCGTGGCCGACGCGCCGGCGAAGCCCGCGCGCTGGCGCGGCTGGCGCGGCGGCCGCGAGGACGCGTCCGGGGTGTGAGGCCGCCCGCTGCCTGGGCCGGCTGCGCCGGGCGGTGCGCTGGGCCGATGCGTGCGCGGCATCCGCGATCCGCCGCCGCGCTCGCGAGCCGTGACGGCGGCCGTCAGCGCCGCCGCGCCAGCTTCACGCGCGCCGTCTCGTGCTCGGCGGCGCACAGCGCATCCTCGTAGACGAACTCGCCGCCGACCAGCGCCGCCACCGCCACGCCGTCGCGATAGAGCACGCGGTTGCCGGCCAGCGCCGCTACCTTGCGGCCCGGCAGCAGCGTGCCGGCCAGATTCAGCGGATCGGCGCCGCTGACCACGGTCCACTGGCCGTCGGCCGGCTGCCGGCGCAGCTCGCGCAGCACCGGGATCGCCTCGGGCAGCGCGAACTGCTCGCCCGCCAGCCCGGCCACGAAACGTCCGCCGCGAATCTCGCCGCGCGCCTCGAGCCGCTGGTACACGCGCAGCAGGTCGCGCCACGGCGGCAGCCACGCGGCCTCGCGCTCGAGCAGCCGCCAGAACACCACGCCGTAGCGGCGCAGCAGCGTCCAGGCGATGTGCTCGAGCGCCTCGCGCGGCGCCGGGCCCGCAGCGCTGGTGCGCGAGGTGCCGGCGCGGGCCAGGGGTTCGCCGCCTGCGCCGTCGATGCCGTCGCGGTGCGCCGCGGCCGCATCGGCCTCGGCGCCGGCGGCCGCCGTCACGGGCACGGGCCGCCGCACCAGCGCCCAGCGCCCGGCGTCGTCCATGCCGCCGATCAGCGCGCCGCCGCGGCGCGTGCGCGGCGAGTAGTACGCGCTGCGCTTGACGGCGGGACGCAGCAGCGCGCGCAGCCCGGCGAAGCTGTCGGCGTTCACGCGGCCGGCCGCGACGAGTTCGCCGAGGGCCTGCTCTAGTTCGACGGGCAGCAGGCGTGCGTCGTCGACGAGTTCGTCGAAGAACATCGCACCGTGCGCGGCCAAGGCGTCGTGCACGCGCTGCGCGCGCGCCGACAGCGCCGGCTGCGCGCGTTCGTCGTGCAGCGCCTGCCAGGCGCCGACGTTGCGGCGCGGCAGCAGCACGATCGGCGTGGTCTTCAGCGGGCCGGCGGCGGTTTTCGCGGCGCCGCGCGGGCCGCGCCCGCCGCCTGCGCCCGCGTCGGCCGCCGGCGCGCGCTCGCCCGGCGAGCGTGCCGGCGGCGCGATGCGGGTCCAGACGACGCGGCCCGAGCGGCACAGCTCGTCGATGCCGCCCGTCGCGTAGTCGGCCACGCGGGCCGGCAGCAGGTCGTCTTCCCACGCGCCGGCGGCCGCCTCGAAGCCCTCGAGCTGCTCGATCACGGCGGCCAGCGCCTCGCGGCCCATGCCGCGCGTATCGGCGCTCAGGTGCTGCCAGTGGAACAGGAAGCGCATGAAATCGGCGCGCTCCACGGGCTCGATCTCGCGGCGCAGGCGCTTGACCGTATAGCGATGAATCCGCGCGAGCAGATGGCGCTCGCACCACTCCTCGGCGAGGGCGCCCGGCGTGAAGCGCCCGCGCATCACGTAACCCTCGCTTTCGAGCGCGACCAGTGCGGCTTCCACGGCGGCCTGCGGCAGCCCGAGCGGCGCGGCGATCGCCGCGGCCGGCAGCGGCCCGAAGCCGGTCAGCCGCGCGCGGATCACGTCGAGCAGCGCGGTGTCGGCCGTCCACGGCGTGCCGCCGCGCTCGGGCGCGGCGAGCGCCGGCTCCAGGCGCGCCTCGGGATGCAGCGCGCGCAGGCAGGCCACGCGTTCGGCGCCGAGCCACAGCGCCCGGCCGTCGGCAAGCCGCAGCGCGGCCACGCGCCGGGCGGCCGCCAGCTTCGTCAGCGCCGCGAGCCAGCCGTGGTGCGCGCGCGCTTCCTCGTCGGACACGCAAGCCAGGCTGGTGAGCGCGTCGTGGACTTCGTCGGCGTCGCGCACCGCCGGCCACGCTTGCTCGCGCACCGCGTCGATCGCATCGGCATCGAGCGCGCCCAGATCGTCGGCCGATTCGGGATCGGTCCAGCGGCGCGCCAGCACGGCCTGGGTGCGGCGCTCCTCGAGCGGCGCGTCGTCGAGGAACGCATAGGGCTTGGCGTTGAGGATCTCGGCGGCAAGCGGCGAGGGCGCCGGCAGGTCGCGCGCGATCAGCTCGATTTCGCCGGCCTCGATGCGCGCGAGCAGCGCGAGCCAGCCCTCGGTGTCGAGCGCCTCGTGCAGGCAGTCGTCGAGCGTCTGGTCGACGAGCGGATGGCGCGGCACCTCGCGCTCGCCGACGAGATTCTCGGCGCAGGCCACCTGGTCGGGGAACACCGTCGCGAGCAGGTCCTCGCTCTTCATGCGCTGCAGTTGCGGCGCGGTGCGGCGCCCGCCCGTGTAGCGCGGCAGCGCGAGCGAGGTGGTGGCGTTCCAGCGCCAGCGCACGCCGAACAGCGGGGCGTCGAGCAGCGCCTGCACCAGCACGTGCTCGGCCGTGGCGGTGCGCAGGTAGCGCCAGACGTCGGACAGCACGAAGCTGTGCGCGAGCGACAGGGAGAGGATGATCGCGTCGTCGGTGGCGGCCGCCTGCAGCTCGAAGTTGAACGCGCGGCAGAAGCGCTTGCGCAGCGCGAGCCCCCAGGCGCGGTTGATGCGGGTGCCGTAGGGCGAGTGGATCACCAGCTGGGTGCCGCCCGATTCGTCGAAGAAGCGCTCCATCACGAGCGTGTCGCGGGTCGGCAGCGCGCCGAGCGCGGCCCGCGCGCGCGCGAGGTATTCGACGATCTGGCGCGCGGCCTCGTCCGGCAGGCCGAGCGAGCCGGTGAGCCAGGCCAGCGCGGGCGCGAGCCGGCTCGGCGCGAGTTCCGGCGCGGGGTCGGCCGCGCCGGCGCCGGCCGCGGCCGGATGGGCGGGAGGCGAGGCGTGCGCCGCCCGCCGTCCTGCGCGCGCCGTGTCGATCGCACGCGAGGCGGCCGGCCGCGCCGCGTCGAGTTCGCCCTGTTCGAGCAGCGCGTCGATCTGCGCGCGCAGCCGCGCCACGCCGGCCGACAACTCGTCGCTGCGCCCCGGCGCCTCGCCGAGCCAGAACGGCAGGTTCGGCGCCTGCCCGCGCGCATCCTCCACGCGCACGCGGCCCGTCTCCACACGCAGGATGCGGTACGACTGGTTGCCGAGCTGGAACACGTCGCCCGCCAGGCTCTCCACCGCGAAATCCTCGTTGACGGTGC
The window above is part of the Burkholderia glumae LMG 2196 = ATCC 33617 genome. Proteins encoded here:
- a CDS encoding TetR/AcrR family transcriptional regulator, with translation MDSHAPPTRLTDRKRAAIVGAAIDEFLSAGYDATSMDRIAASAQVSKRTVYNHFPSKEALFAAILQRLWEATRAGDAPAYRPAAPLRGQLIELLLRKLRLLSDETFLALVRVAIAAAMHSPERAREMVVRLGEREEDLTVWVREAAAAGRLATDDAPFAAQQLQGLVKSFAFWPQVAMGQPAVDGEARLRLAETTADLFLARYARGETGGA
- a CDS encoding response regulator transcription factor, yielding MDSLKRILIVEDDADIANVLALHLRDERYEVVHCANGDDGLRRLEQGGWDALILDLMLPGVDGLEICRRARAMARYTPIIIISARSSEVHRILGLELGADDYLAKPFSMLELVARVKALLRRVEALSRDTRAEAGRVEVGGLRLDPLTREAAVDGAAIDLTPREFDLLYHFARHPGKAFSRTDLLNAVWGYQHEGYEHTVNTHINRLRAKIEADPAQPARILTVWGRGYKLVAPGPAAGAGREA
- the msrB gene encoding peptide-methionine (R)-S-oxide reductase MsrB, with protein sequence MTSRRAFLLTGAALAGAVATITRSGVFAQQPPKPAAPAELTLSDAEWRKRLTPAQYTVLREAGTERPYSNPLNDEHRSGTFACAGCALPLFSSATKFDSHTGWPSFWAPLDHAVVTSTDTSFGMVRDEVHCRRCAGHLGHVFNDGPKPTGLRYCMNGTAMTFSPSSA
- a CDS encoding DNA-3-methyladenine glycosylase I; protein product: MAISRTGADTSVTQHNPGLIHDRHGVPRCYWQPDMPDYHDAEWGLPVDDERRLFEKICLEGFQSGMAWITILRKRENFRAAFDDFDFRRIAGYGEPDIERLMADAGIVRNRAKIRSVINNARRAIEAVDAFGSLAGWLWQYEPAPGARPATIDLDYWRGNPTSPESHALSAAMKRRGWTFVGPTNIHALMQAVGMVNDHLTGCACRETVERARREFRRPACR
- a CDS encoding sensor histidine kinase yields the protein MRRLSLGQRLSLVFSVLLLACCGASAWLQIRASDMHEKEVVQRLSRDLAGHIARSTRLMDDGGLRQDAVRRLFGQLMGVNPSVEVYLLDNAGRIRGDDAPPGRVRRERVDLAPVARFLAGQPLPILGDDPRSLDARKVFSVAPLQLPGRAPSGYIYVVLLGEAHDELAARVAASSVLRTTLWSIALVALLGLLAGLTGFALITRPLRRFSEAMRRFDANGEPDAQPPLPHSSAAGARDEIAVLETTFEQMAARIGAQWRALKQQDRQRRELIANLSHDLRTPLTALHGYLETLALKGAALAPAERERYLSIALAQSDKVGRLARALFELARLESGLVQPALEDGSLVDLVQDVLAKFELGAKARGITLDARIEPRLPNVHADFGMIERVLTNLLDNALRHTPAGGQVAVELAAHGGAVGVTVRDTGPGVPAALRERLFRRSVAASPSAPDGAPGTGEAQRGGLGLLLVQRMLQLHDSEARLVDDPRGGAVFTFALQAAGTAAR
- a CDS encoding SMP-30/gluconolactonase/LRE family protein, which encodes MTDTTVSSDPNRPAGAPAATLLVDARHVLGECATWCGLAHAFYWTDIEGARLWRHRPGATPRTESWPMPERLGCFALTEERDVLLVGLASHLALFDLRDGRFERIVEVEPGQRSRVNDGRCDRAGNLVFGMKDEHDPLQATTGFYRLNADRSLERLALPPAAIANSIAFSPDGARMYFCDTLTRQIMVCDYRPDGPVAKVRPFVALADATGGPDGSTVDAEGGLWNAQWGGARVVRYDPNGVETDRIAIPTTQPSCPSFGPAPERAGEPADGAEGWRTLYVTSAREGLDGDALAADPHAGGVFVAATAYRGLPEPRFPLRGAR
- a CDS encoding MBL fold metallo-hydrolase, with protein sequence MTSVTRRLGRLLGMAAARRSRAWAAASPQHDGERFRNLRPRPAEGAGKRLSIAWNVLFKKPGGTAPAAALPVDALTRAGLEAAPDRSLFRLGHSTLLLKLRGRFWLTDPVFAERASPLRRFGPKRFHAPPVALADLPPLAGVILSHDHYDHLDRDTVLALAAGTGVFLTPLGVGDRLIEWGIDAAKVRQFDWWQGTELHGVAFTATPAQHFSGRSLFDGDRTLWASWTIVEGGLRVFFSGDTGYFDGFREIGERCGPFDVTLLETGAYDAQWPYVHMQPEQTVQAHVDLRGRWLVPVHNGTFDLAMHRWQEPFERVFGLAAARGIALATPRMGERLDLQAPHRGERWWRAVADAPAKPARWRGWRGGREDASGV
- a CDS encoding DsbA family oxidoreductase; the protein is MSQPLTIDFVSDVACPWCAVGLSSLLIALERVGDAADVQIRMHPFELNPNMGPEGESIVEHIGKKYGRTPEQVAEAQAMLRERGASVGFTFGQREAIHNTFDAHRLLHWAGLEGRQLPLKLELLRACHGEGKRTDDPELLAAAAQAAGLDAERAREVLASGAYAGEVRAAEREAQALGISSVPSVIFNERYLVTGGQPAEAFERAIRQILAEAAEPTAGPTA